A DNA window from Caulobacter mirabilis contains the following coding sequences:
- a CDS encoding universal stress protein: MSVRKFLVIADDSAEFQAALRYACRRARSTGGHVALLRVIEPAVFEHWSGVREEMERQERAEAEALLQKLAEQVMQETGQPPEFLIKHAENTKSAIRSVVANDPNIKILVLAASAGGKGPGPLVSSIAKDGVNWGARKLPVTVVPGDLTDEEIADLA; encoded by the coding sequence ATGAGCGTTCGCAAGTTCCTCGTCATCGCCGACGATAGCGCCGAGTTCCAGGCGGCCCTGCGCTATGCCTGTCGTCGCGCCCGATCGACCGGCGGGCACGTCGCCTTGCTGCGGGTGATCGAACCGGCCGTGTTCGAGCACTGGTCGGGCGTGCGCGAGGAGATGGAGCGCCAGGAACGCGCCGAGGCCGAAGCCCTGCTGCAGAAGCTCGCCGAACAGGTGATGCAGGAGACCGGCCAACCGCCGGAGTTCCTGATCAAACACGCCGAGAACACCAAGTCGGCGATCCGCTCGGTGGTGGCCAACGACCCCAACATCAAGATCCTGGTCCTGGCCGCCTCCGCCGGGGGCAAGGGACCCGGGCCGCTGGTCTCCTCGATCGCCAAGGACGGCGTGAACTGGGGCGCCCGCAAGCTGCCCGTCACCGTGGTGCCCGGCGACCTGACCGACGAAGAGATCGCCGACCTCGCCTAG
- the trpS gene encoding tryptophan--tRNA ligase: protein MTDQAPVPYAGPVRVLSGIQASGALHLGNYLGALKRFAAVQDQKPFIFVADMHAITVWQDPKVLAAQTREIAAAYLASGLDPAKATIFPQSAVPAHAELAWIFNCVARLGWLDRMTQFKEKSGKHKERSSVGLYTYPVLQAADILLYKATHVPVGEDQKQHLELTRDIAQKFNNDYDAPGFFPLTEPVIEGPATRVMSLRDGSAKMSKSDPSDQSRINLLDDADAIASKIRKSRTDPEPLPETEEGLQGRAEASNLVAIYAALADISKADVIAQFGGQGFGAFKPALAELAVEKMAPITAEMRRLMNDPAEVDRVLKAGAERAREIGDQTVAEVKKLVGFLPL, encoded by the coding sequence ATGACCGATCAAGCTCCCGTCCCATACGCCGGTCCCGTCCGCGTGCTCTCCGGCATCCAGGCCTCCGGCGCCCTGCACCTGGGCAACTACCTGGGCGCCCTGAAGCGGTTCGCCGCCGTCCAGGACCAGAAGCCGTTCATCTTCGTCGCCGACATGCATGCGATCACGGTGTGGCAGGATCCGAAGGTCCTGGCCGCCCAGACGCGAGAGATCGCCGCCGCCTACCTGGCCTCGGGCCTGGATCCGGCCAAGGCGACCATCTTCCCGCAGTCGGCCGTGCCCGCGCACGCCGAACTGGCCTGGATCTTCAACTGCGTCGCCCGGCTCGGCTGGCTCGACCGGATGACCCAGTTCAAGGAAAAGAGCGGCAAGCACAAGGAGCGCAGCTCGGTGGGCCTCTACACCTATCCGGTGCTCCAGGCGGCCGACATCCTGCTGTACAAGGCCACCCACGTGCCGGTGGGCGAGGACCAGAAGCAGCACCTCGAACTGACCCGCGACATCGCCCAGAAGTTCAACAACGACTACGATGCGCCGGGCTTCTTCCCCCTGACCGAACCGGTCATCGAGGGGCCGGCCACGCGGGTGATGAGCCTGCGCGACGGCTCGGCGAAGATGAGCAAGTCGGACCCGTCGGACCAGTCCCGGATCAACCTGCTCGACGACGCCGACGCGATCGCCAGCAAGATCCGCAAGTCGCGCACCGATCCCGAGCCGCTGCCGGAAACGGAAGAAGGCCTGCAGGGCCGCGCCGAGGCGTCCAACCTGGTGGCCATCTACGCCGCCCTGGCGGACATCTCGAAGGCGGACGTGATCGCCCAGTTCGGCGGCCAGGGCTTCGGCGCCTTCAAGCCGGCGCTGGCCGAGCTGGCGGTCGAGAAGATGGCGCCGATCACGGCCGAGATGCGCCGCCTGATGAACGATCCGGCCGAGGTCGACCGCGTCCTCAAGGCCGGCGCCGAGCGGGCCCGCGAAATCGGCGACCAGACGGTGGCCGAGGTGAAGAAGCTGGTCGGCTTCCTGCCGCTCTAA
- the murJ gene encoding murein biosynthesis integral membrane protein MurJ produces MSDKPKGGLIRSSMVFSGLTLVSRVMGLARDLFITARLGASATPAADAFNTAQSFPNLFRRIFAEGAFTAAFVPAYSKVLAKEGQDAADNLATDALATLAAATLVLTVVAQLAMPWLMLAINPGFGYATEKYKLAVVLTQISMPYLPCMAIVALLSGVLNAKGRFALSAAAPTILNAGILIAVIVPRDAVGSAYAATWGIFGAGIAQAALLWWGVRKAGAKIRPTVPRLTPEIKALIATAIPGAIAASVTQINIFVSGIIASQVNGARTWLSVADRFYQLPLGLVGVAIGVALLPALSRAIGLDDKEDAQKTTDQAIVFAMALTLPAAAALLAIPHYLIDGLFQRGEFTAYDATETAKALFHYGWGTPAFVLARVLSPVFFARSDTKAPMRFAIVSMTINIVLGVALFQVIGFEGIAAATAFASWVNVGQMAWTLHRRGDYSPSKAAWGKLVRVLIASLLLGLLLFGAQWLRPMLEAPLAGFRFAGLGPKEITILAVCLVGAALYPALLFLSGGVTVAEAKAALRRRAGTSDAPTPDTL; encoded by the coding sequence ATGTCCGACAAGCCCAAGGGCGGCCTGATCCGCTCCTCGATGGTGTTCTCCGGCCTGACCCTGGTCAGCCGCGTGATGGGCTTGGCCCGCGACCTGTTCATCACCGCGCGCCTGGGCGCCAGCGCGACCCCGGCCGCCGACGCCTTCAACACCGCCCAATCGTTCCCGAACCTGTTCCGGCGCATCTTCGCCGAGGGCGCCTTCACCGCCGCCTTCGTGCCCGCCTATTCCAAGGTGCTGGCCAAGGAAGGCCAGGACGCCGCCGACAACCTGGCCACCGACGCCCTGGCCACCCTCGCCGCCGCGACCCTGGTGCTGACCGTCGTGGCCCAGCTGGCGATGCCGTGGCTGATGCTGGCGATCAATCCGGGCTTCGGCTACGCGACCGAGAAATACAAGCTGGCCGTGGTCCTGACCCAGATCAGCATGCCCTACCTGCCCTGCATGGCCATCGTGGCGCTGCTGTCGGGGGTGCTGAACGCCAAGGGACGGTTCGCTCTGTCGGCCGCCGCGCCGACCATCCTGAACGCCGGCATCCTGATCGCCGTGATCGTCCCGCGCGACGCCGTCGGCTCGGCCTACGCCGCCACCTGGGGCATCTTCGGCGCCGGCATCGCCCAGGCCGCCCTGCTGTGGTGGGGCGTGCGCAAGGCCGGCGCGAAGATCCGACCGACGGTCCCGAGGCTCACGCCCGAGATCAAGGCCCTGATCGCCACCGCTATCCCCGGCGCGATCGCCGCCAGCGTCACCCAGATCAACATCTTCGTCTCGGGCATCATCGCCAGCCAGGTGAACGGCGCCCGGACCTGGCTGTCGGTCGCCGACCGCTTCTACCAGCTGCCGCTCGGCCTGGTCGGGGTGGCCATCGGCGTCGCCCTGCTGCCGGCCCTGTCGCGGGCGATCGGCCTGGACGACAAGGAAGACGCCCAGAAGACCACTGACCAGGCGATCGTCTTCGCCATGGCCCTGACCCTGCCGGCGGCCGCCGCCCTGCTGGCCATCCCCCACTACCTGATCGACGGCCTGTTCCAGCGCGGCGAGTTTACAGCCTATGACGCCACGGAAACCGCCAAGGCCCTGTTCCACTACGGCTGGGGCACGCCGGCCTTCGTGCTGGCCCGGGTGCTGTCGCCGGTCTTCTTCGCCCGCTCGGACACCAAGGCGCCGATGCGCTTCGCCATCGTCTCGATGACCATCAACATCGTGCTGGGCGTGGCGCTGTTCCAGGTCATCGGTTTCGAGGGCATCGCGGCGGCGACCGCCTTCGCCTCGTGGGTCAATGTCGGCCAGATGGCCTGGACCCTGCACCGGCGCGGCGACTACAGCCCGTCCAAGGCGGCCTGGGGCAAGCTGGTTCGGGTCCTGATCGCCAGCCTGCTGCTGGGCCTCCTGCTTTTCGGCGCCCAGTGGCTGCGTCCGATGCTCGAGGCGCCGCTCGCCGGGTTCCGCTTCGCCGGCCTGGGCCCCAAGGAGATCACCATCCTGGCGGTCTGCCTGGTCGGCGCCGCGCTGTACCCGGCGCTGCTGTTCCTCTCGGGAGGCGTAACGGTCGCGGAGGCGAAAGCCGCTCTGCGCCGGCGCGCCGGGACCAGCGACGCCCCCACGCCCGACACCCTGTAG
- a CDS encoding [protein-PII] uridylyltransferase, translating into MPPRLRPTRLEHVVDGHALRARLSAAALDAIGDEVEQRKQALEILKAALFRGRMIAKERLENGAGGVETARLLSGVTDEVITALYDFTTVHMFRARNPTEGERLTLMAVGGYGRAVLSPYSDIDLLFLRPYKQTAHTESVIEFMLYALWDLGFKVGHASRTVEECIKLSREDFTIRTSILEARRLTGDEALADELKRRFRAEVVKGTGAEFVAAKLKERDDRHGRADASRYMVEPNVKEGKGALRDLHTLVWIAEYLHPVENPTEVFTLGYFDRREVAVFVRAFDFLHAVRAHLHFATGRPEERLTFDLQPEIARRMGYGDRADNPAVERFMRRYFLIAREVGALTRTFSAKLETEHLKAHPKGLSRFLPGRGGPKRKPLDVAGFHEEGGRLNIAGPEVFERDPVDLIRIFRIADQRDLDLHPDAFTAVTRNLGLITSKVRRDPQAAKAFLDILARGRRTYRTLTLMNESGVLGRFVPEFGRVVCQMQFNMYHSFTVDEHTLRAVGVIADIADGRLSEDHPLSVSIMPLIDDRESLFLAMLLHDTGKGGAGGQEKAGARAARSACERLGLDRGKIELIAWLVEHHLVMSDYAQKRDVTDPATVAAFAGIVENPERLRLLLVLTVADIRAVGPGVWNGWKGQLMRELYAATEAVFRGGRGSDPAASARRHQSSIAAEARTTLIAADPAAKGWAEAMEDAYFTAFGPEELSAHAALARRAQIQGGAAAETRIRPDRNAAEIVVAAKDRRGLFADLALVISGLGGNVVGARVFTSAQGQALDVFHVQDVTGSAIGCDNPRILRRLADALEAAGRGEPATFEPRKAPELGRAAAFAISPTVMLDNEASEDATVIEASGRDRPGLLEALARVLSDAGLSIISAHIDGYGERAVDAFYVQTQGGGKLADTRKANGLKNTLLEVLEAEEGQSARGRPRLERARASVAR; encoded by the coding sequence ATGCCCCCTCGCCTACGCCCGACCCGCCTGGAACACGTCGTCGACGGCCACGCCCTGCGCGCCCGTCTCTCCGCCGCCGCCCTGGACGCCATCGGCGACGAGGTCGAGCAGCGCAAACAGGCGCTCGAGATCCTGAAGGCCGCCCTGTTCCGGGGCCGCATGATCGCCAAGGAGCGGCTGGAGAACGGCGCCGGCGGCGTCGAGACCGCCCGTCTGCTCAGCGGCGTCACCGACGAGGTGATCACCGCCCTCTACGACTTCACCACCGTCCATATGTTCCGCGCCCGCAACCCGACCGAGGGCGAGCGGCTGACGCTGATGGCGGTGGGCGGCTACGGCCGGGCGGTGCTGTCGCCCTACAGCGACATCGACCTGCTGTTCCTGCGTCCCTACAAGCAGACGGCCCACACCGAGAGCGTGATCGAGTTCATGCTCTATGCGCTGTGGGACCTGGGCTTCAAGGTCGGCCACGCCTCGCGCACGGTCGAGGAGTGCATCAAGCTCTCCCGCGAGGACTTCACCATCCGCACCTCGATCCTCGAAGCGCGGCGGCTGACCGGCGACGAGGCCCTGGCGGACGAGCTGAAGCGCCGCTTCCGCGCCGAGGTGGTCAAGGGCACGGGCGCGGAGTTCGTCGCCGCCAAGCTGAAGGAGCGCGACGACCGCCACGGCCGGGCCGACGCCAGCCGCTACATGGTCGAGCCCAACGTCAAGGAGGGCAAGGGCGCCCTGCGCGACCTGCACACCCTGGTCTGGATCGCCGAGTACCTGCACCCGGTCGAGAACCCGACCGAGGTCTTCACCCTGGGCTATTTCGACCGCCGCGAGGTGGCGGTGTTCGTGCGGGCGTTCGACTTCCTTCACGCCGTCCGCGCCCACCTGCATTTCGCCACCGGCCGGCCGGAGGAACGGCTGACCTTCGACCTGCAGCCGGAGATCGCCCGGCGCATGGGCTATGGCGACCGCGCCGACAACCCGGCTGTCGAGCGCTTCATGCGGCGCTACTTCCTGATCGCGCGCGAGGTTGGGGCCCTGACCCGAACCTTCTCGGCCAAGCTGGAGACCGAACATCTCAAGGCCCACCCCAAGGGCCTGTCACGGTTCCTGCCCGGTCGCGGCGGCCCCAAGCGCAAGCCGCTCGACGTCGCCGGTTTCCACGAGGAGGGCGGCCGCCTGAACATCGCCGGACCGGAGGTGTTCGAGCGCGACCCCGTCGACCTGATCCGCATCTTCCGGATCGCCGACCAGCGCGACCTGGACCTGCACCCGGACGCCTTCACGGCGGTCACGCGGAACCTGGGGCTGATCACCTCGAAGGTGAGGCGCGATCCGCAGGCGGCCAAGGCCTTCCTGGACATCCTGGCGCGCGGCCGCCGCACCTACCGCACGCTGACGCTGATGAACGAGTCCGGCGTGCTGGGCCGCTTCGTGCCGGAGTTCGGCCGGGTGGTCTGCCAGATGCAGTTCAACATGTACCACTCGTTCACGGTCGACGAGCACACGCTGCGGGCCGTGGGGGTGATCGCCGACATCGCCGACGGCCGGCTGTCGGAGGACCATCCGCTGTCGGTCTCGATCATGCCGCTGATCGACGACCGCGAGAGCCTGTTTCTGGCCATGCTGCTGCACGACACCGGCAAGGGCGGGGCCGGCGGCCAGGAGAAGGCCGGCGCCCGCGCCGCGCGCTCGGCCTGCGAGCGCCTGGGGCTGGACCGCGGCAAGATCGAGCTGATCGCCTGGCTGGTCGAGCATCATCTGGTGATGAGCGACTACGCACAGAAGCGCGACGTGACCGACCCGGCCACCGTCGCCGCATTCGCCGGCATCGTCGAGAATCCCGAGCGCCTGCGCCTGCTGCTGGTGCTGACCGTGGCCGACATCCGCGCCGTCGGCCCGGGCGTCTGGAACGGCTGGAAGGGCCAGCTGATGCGCGAGCTGTACGCCGCCACCGAGGCGGTGTTCCGCGGCGGCCGCGGCAGCGACCCCGCCGCCAGCGCCCGCCGCCACCAGTCCTCGATCGCCGCCGAGGCGCGCACGACCCTGATCGCCGCCGATCCGGCCGCCAAGGGCTGGGCCGAGGCGATGGAGGACGCCTATTTCACCGCCTTCGGGCCCGAGGAGCTGTCGGCCCACGCCGCCCTCGCCCGTCGGGCGCAGATCCAGGGCGGGGCGGCGGCCGAGACCCGCATCCGTCCCGACCGCAACGCCGCCGAGATCGTGGTGGCCGCCAAGGACCGCCGCGGCCTGTTCGCCGACCTGGCGCTGGTCATTTCGGGCCTGGGCGGCAACGTCGTCGGAGCGCGGGTGTTCACCTCGGCCCAAGGCCAGGCGCTGGACGTCTTCCACGTCCAGGACGTCACCGGTTCGGCCATCGGCTGCGACAATCCGCGGATCCTGCGCCGCCTGGCCGACGCCCTGGAGGCGGCCGGACGGGGCGAGCCCGCCACCTTCGAGCCGCGCAAGGCGCCCGAACTGGGCCGCGCCGCCGCCTTCGCCATCTCGCCGACCGTGATGCTGGACAACGAGGCCAGCGAGGACGCCACCGTGATCGAAGCTTCTGGCCGCGACCGACCGGGCCTGCTGGAAGCGCTGGCGCGGGTTCTGTCCGACGCCGGCCTGTCGATCATCAGCGCCCATATCGACGGCTACGGCGAGCGAGCGGTCGACGCCTTCTATGTCCAGACCCAGGGCGGCGGAAAACTGGCCGACACACGCAAAGCCAATGGTCTGAAGAACACGCTGCTGGAAGTCCTCGAAGCCGAGGAGGGCCAGTCCGCCCGCGGCCGCCCCCGCCTGGAACGGGCGAGGGCCAGCGTGGCGCGGTAG